GGCGGACTGGTCACGCTCAGCGGTTCCGGCAGACACCGGATCGTCTACCAGAACACGTGCGACCGCGCGCAGGGCATCACCACGTCGCACTGCCAGGACCAGGACCACCCGCACCTGGTCATCCAGAACATCACGCTCGCCGACGGAGACTCGACCGGTGACTCGACCGGCGGCGACAGCGGTGGCGGCGGTGGCGGCGCGGTGTTCGTGCGCGGCGGACGCGTGAAGGTCGTCAACACCACGTTCCGCGACAACCGCTGCGATCCCGCCGGCCCCGACCTCGGCGGCGCCGGGATGCGCGTGCTCAGCCAGTTCCGCGGCGCCCCGGTCTACGTCGTGTCCAGCACGTTCGAAGGCGGCAGGTGCGCCAACGGCGGCGCGCTCAGCGGCATCGGTGTCTCGTGGGTCGTGCTGAACAGCGTCCTGCGCGGCAACTCCGCCATCGGCCACGGTGCGAACCCGGCCCGCGCGGGCACACCGGGCGGCGGCAGCGGCGGCGCGATCTACGCGGACGGCAACGAGTTCACCGTGCGCATCGCGGGCAGCGTCGTGGAGGACAACGAGGCGGCCGAGGGCGGCGGTGCGGTGTTCTTCGTCAGCAACGACCGCACCGGCACGCTGCGCGTCGAGGGGTCCGTGCTGCGCCGCAACCCGAGTGCCGGGTTCGAGACCCCCGGCTACAAGGGGATCTTCTTCCTCGGCGCGGCCACGCCGTCGGTCAGCGGCTCGACGATCCAGTAGCGGCCCGGCCCGGCGACCGGCCGGGAAGGGCCGGAAGGTGTGCGGCGATCGGGGACCGCGCCGGAAGAACTCCCGTCGATCGTCGGATTGTGAGCGGCCCGTTCGCCGTTCACGATGAGCGCGCCGGCAGAGGGGCCGGCTGGAAGTCCCTGCGAACTCGACGTCCGGCCACCCTGCGAGCTCGACCCCGGCCGGGCGCGGGAAGGAACACCGTGCGCACTGGTACGAGAAAGGCGCTCGCCCTGGTCGTGGGCGTCGCCGCCACCCTGGCCGCCGCGGGTCAGGCGCTCGCCGCACCGCCGCCGCCCGACGGGGGCGGCCTCACGCCCCAGGTCGTCGGCGGCACCCGGGCCGCCCAGGGCGAGTTCCCCTGGATGGTCCGCCTGTCGATGGGCTGCGGCGGCTCGATGCTGACCGACCAGCTCGTGCTCACCGCCGCGCACTGCGTCACCCGCACCGGCAACAACACCTCGATCACCGCCACCTACGGCTCGGTCGACCTCCAGAGCAGCAGCCGGATCACCCGCACGTCCACCTACGTGCACCGCTCGCCCACCTACAACACCTCCACCGGTGGCGACTGGGCGATCATCAAGCTGGCCGCCCCGATCACCGGAGCCTCCCTGCTGCCGATCGCCACCACGAACGCCTACAACACCGGCGTGTTCACCGTGGCCGGCTGGGGCGCGACCAGCGAGGGCGGCGGCCAGTCCCGCTACCTGCTCAAGGCGAACGTCGACTACATCGACGACACCACCTGCAAGAACTCCGACCCGTACTACTCCGACCTGATCCCGGCGGCCGAGCTGTGCGCCGGCCTGCCGCAGGGCGGCGTGGACACCTGCCAGGGCGACTCGGGCGGCCCCATGTTCCGGCGTGACAACGCGGGCGCGTGGGTGCAGGTCGGCATCGTCAGCCACGGCAACGGGTGCGCGCGACCGGACAACCCGGGCGTCTACACCGAGGTCAGCACGTTCGCGGCGGCCATCAACCAGGCCAAGGCCGACCTCGGCGGCGGCACCAACCCGCCGATCGGCAAGGTCTTCGAGAACACCGCCGACGTGAACATCCCGGACGCCGGCGCGGCCGTCTACAGCGACGTCACGGTCAGCGGTGTCGCGGGCAACGCGCCGGCCGCGCTCGCGGTGGGCGTGAACATCGTGCACAGCTACAGCGGTGACGTGGTGGTCGACCTGGTCGCGCCGGACGGCTCCACCTACCGGCTGAAGAACTCCAGCGGTTCCAGCACGCCGAACGTGAGCACCACGTACACCGTGAACGCGTCCTCCGAGGTCGCCAGCGGCACGTGGCGGCTCAAGGTGCAGGACGTCTACCGCGCGGACACGGGCTACATCAACTCGTGGAAGCTGACGTTCTGACCGGTCGGGGGTGACCGGGTCGGTGGCGGTCGGGAGGCCCGCCCGCCACCGACACGCTCGGTCACCGATTCCGACGAATGGCCGTCGGCCCCGCAACGGTTGCCCATCCGCCCGCGATGTACCCACCGATCGCACGGTGAGGGGTGGAAGCCGGATGGAACGCAAAGCGGAGGTAGAGGACCGGTTACGGCGACTGGCCGTGGGGTTCGCCGGGTACGCGGACGCCTATGACCGGTCGACACCGGCCACCAGCGCCCAGTCCAGGGCGCACCGCGACGCGATCGCGCTGCGCCGGGCCGCCGGCGGCGTCGAGGCGGCGCTCGACGACCTGGGGTTCGTCACCGCGCTGCACCGCACCCTGGTCGCCTGGAAGATCGGCACGCGGGGTTCGCGCCTGGTGTCCCCGCCGGAGTTCTTCGAGGCCCTCCAGGCGGCCAAGCCCGGCATCGTCGCCCTGGAGCGGTACGCCATCGACGACCGCGACGCCCCCGAGGACGTCGCCGACCGCGTCTGGCGGGTGATCGAAGGGCTCGGCGTGGTGGTCAACAAGTCGAAGCTGGTGGCGGGCACCAAGACGCTGCACCACGTGCTGCCGGACCTCGTCGTGCCGATGGACCGCGACTGGACCGGTTCGTTCTTCCGGCTGCACGCCCCTGATTGGCAGTACAACCAGCAGCGCACCTACCGCTGGGTGCACGACCGGTTCGCCGCGCTCGCCCGCCGGGTGAACCCGCAGCAGCACGTGACGGGACGCGGGTGGCGGACCAGCCGCACGAAGGTGCTCGACAACGCGATGATCGCGTTCTGCCGGCGGGACGGGCGCGACCCGGTGCCCCCCGACGCGCCGGTGCGCGCGGTGTCGTTCTCGGTCGACGGGCCGCCGCCCACCCGCGGCGAGGTGTTGTCGCCCCCCGAACCCGGGCACCCGCACGCCGAACGGGTGCGCGTGCTGCTGGAGGCCGCGCGCGGCGCGATCGCCGGGCAGGGCTTCACACCCGAGCCGGGCAAGGCTGTCTCGCTCGACCTGGTGGTCAGGGTCGGTCCGGGCGCGCACCCCGCGGACGCGCCCGACGCGCTCGGCGGCGTCGGCGCGGTGCTCCAGGACAGGGCGGGTCGCGGCGGGCCGCCGCACCTGGCCGACCTCTCCTCGGTGTGGCTGTTCCGCCACGGCCACCAGCTCAAGCAGGTGTCCTACCGCGAGGTCGAGGGCGCGGACACCGGGTACACCGTGAGTGTGCGGGTCATCGACGCCTGACCGGTTTGTCGGGTGCATGCCGAAGT
This region of Saccharothrix longispora genomic DNA includes:
- a CDS encoding proprotein convertase P-domain-containing protein yields the protein MNIVHSYSGDVVVDLVAPDGSTYRLKNSSGSSTPNVSTTYTVNASSEVASGTWRLKVQDVYRADTGYINSWKLTF